The Arachis hypogaea cultivar Tifrunner chromosome 19, arahy.Tifrunner.gnm2.J5K5, whole genome shotgun sequence genome has a window encoding:
- the LOC112775374 gene encoding putative E3 ubiquitin-protein ligase LIN-1 isoform X1, with protein sequence MAGNFRFTMDQKDIVRILTTTIDSFIQDRLIDKELRAQHKEQCAERLAAEDGSSEKDTEVEYSDQAVLANLDWGIEALEEAINTYNTETKLARLDYAEKMLQVCAMLNPKQKTAGVPNFYLSAWAHLNLSYLWKLRNNIQNCVLHAIDMFIVDPFFTRIDFAPELWKTLFLPHMSSIVGWYSEERHKLMMEVIPETSDFSVTADFDQLFNESLVFSLRPNQLDKLQKLEQLYGESLDENTRLYAKYYKDCMNSDSTTSGKKVVPMLPIAEPPMTPLHELSRSVPDYVKFGPILPKSAGFSLMSMPKDGVNEKTRDKPSSHSKVENSSIWGTKESIIEENENENENEEDSDSDLDDASVGSPNKNNVFSPERKAIKDDNIEPKVHLSNQRSKIYSPSISSPLDSPRTPQDNSSLNPHMRSKREPKYLRLLSSRLRDSIISDSLTSSPDLSTDHIMNSDHEMMVNIKKKDYNRIPCMSYENEDSLVLNDSSFCESDEGYHGCISLPKLEKQTTGSKPPKDFVCPITGQIFCDPVTLETGQTYERKAIQEWLKTGNTTCPITRQPLSASMLPKTNYVLKRLITSWKEQHPELAQEFSNSNTNTPRGSSCSPLLKDNSMLSILQRTPDSMTHKNKEDYIIQRSKRFIQVAATSPTSVLSQAAVETIMNSMKPYISSLCTSENLQECEEAVLEIARSWKDAKSDPQIHSYLSKPTVINGLMEILSASLNGEVLRTTIYILTELIFLDESVGEILNSVDSDFDCLAALLKNGLAEAALLIYQLRPVFAQLSAHELIPSLVQVIQNKNEELDDFQLVMDPKDAAIAILEQILAGGDEYSRSLNALSVISANGIPALVKYLERMEVRTSVVSILLCCMQAERSCKNLIASRVELSPVLELFHGGNDSVKGVCAEFLSELVQLNRRTFCNQILQIIKDEGAFSTMHTFLVYLQMAPMEHQLAVASLLLQLDLLVEPRKMSIYREEAVETLIEALWQKDFSNTQIKALDALLYLIGHVTSSGKSYTEAWLLKIAGFDQPYNALMKAEQLGQRDNDLVETMEDEKNALNSWQKRVAFVLCNHENGSIFKALEECLRSTSLEMAKSCLVLATWITHMLSTLPDTGIRDVARESLLDEFINVLLSSKNMEEKILANLALNTFISDPIAHEALGGYAKSIYRTLRKLKKHSAAAVDIMRILLNLKSVDVTELWSCKEVVELDLSSNGEVLSLLYLNGQVLSGHSDGTIKVWDARKRIPRIIQETREHTKAVTSLCSSGDRLYSGSLDKTIRVWTIKANEIICIDVHDVKEAVYELTANARLACYVSQGTGAKVYNWSEAPKHINFSKYVKCLAVAGNKLYCGCSGYSIQEVDLSKHTSYSFFSGTRKLLGKQTIHALQIHDGFLYACGSSVDATAGKIFSLSTKMVVGSLSTGLDIHRVAINNDFIFAGTKFGTIEVWLKDKFTRVASIKMAGGNTKITSLVSDADGMMLFVGSSDGKIQVWALD encoded by the exons ATGGCAGGGAACTTCAGATTCACAATGGACCAAAAGGATATTGTTAGAATCTTGACAACAACCATCGATAGTTTCATTCAGGATCGATTAATCGACAAAGAACTAAGAGCTCAGCACAAAGAACAGTGTGCAGAGAGGTTAGCAGCTGAAGATGGAAGTTCTGAAAAAGACACTGAGGTAGAGTACTCTGATCAAGCAGTGTTAGCAAATCTTGATTGGGGTATCGAGGCGCTTGAAGAAGCTATCAATACCTATAACACGGAAACTAAGCTTGCGAGACTCGATTATGCTGAGAAGATGCTGCAAGTTTGTGCAATGCTGAATCCTAAGCAAAAGACTGCTGGAGTGCCAAACTTCTACCTTTCAGCTTGGGCACATTTGAACCTATCATACCTATGGAAGTTGAGGAACAACATTCAGAATTGTGTTCTTCATGCCATTGACATGTTCATCGTTGATCCTTTTTTCACTCGGATTGACTTTGCTCCAGAACTCTGGAAAACTCTGTTCCTTCCACACATGAGCTCTATTGTAGGGTGGTATTCAGAGGAGAGGCACAAACTTATGATGGAAGTAATACCTGAAACTTCTGATTTTTCAGTCACAGCTGATTTTGATCAACTTTTCAATGAATCCTTGGTATTCTCTCTGAGGCCAAATCAGTTAGATAAGTTGCAAAAACTGGAGCAGCTTTATGGAGAGTCTTTGGACGAGAACACGCGGCTATATGCAAAGTACTATAAGGACTGCATGAACTCTGATTCCACTACCTCAGGCAAGAAGGTTGTTCCCATGTTGCCAATTGCTGAGCCGCCAATGACTCCTTTGCATGAGTTGAGCAGGTCGGTTCCAGATTATGTGAAATTCGGTCCGATTTTGCCTAAGAGTGCTGGCTTTTCTTTGATGTCAATGCCAAAAGATGGTGTAAATGAAAAAACCAG AGATAAACCATCGAGCCATTCCAAGGTGGAAAACTCATCTATATGGGGTACTAAG GAGAGCATCATTGAagagaatgaaaatgaaaatgaaaatgaagaagattcAGATTCTGATCTTGATGATGCATCTGTGGGTTCTCCTAACAAAAATAATGTTTTCTCGCCTGAAAGGAAGGCGATCAAGGACGACAATATTGAGCCAAAAGTGCATCTATCAAACCAAAGGAGTAAAATATACTCTCCTAGTATCTCCTCTCCCTTGGACTCTCCAAGAACTCCTCAAGACAATTCGTCATTAAATCCTCATATGCGCAGCAAAAGAGAGCCGAAGTACTTGCGCTTATTGTCTAGTCGTTTAAGGGATTCGATCATTTCTGACTCTTTAACATCATCACCAGACCTGAGCACTGATCACATTATGAACTCTGATCATGAAATGATG GTGAACATTAAGAAGAAAGACTATAATCGAATTCCATGTATGAGTTATGAAAATGAGGATAGCCTGGTGCTAAATGACAG TTCTTTTTGTGAAAGTGATGAGGGATATCATGGCTGCATTTCATTGCCCAAATTAGAGAAGCAGACTACCGGATCAAAGCCGCCAAAAGATTTTGTATGTCCAATCACAGGTCAGATATTTTGTGATCCTGTTACCCTTGAAACAGGCCAGACCTATGAAAGAAAAGCTATTCAAGAATGGCTTAAAACAGGAAACACAACATGCCCCATCACGCGACAGCCTCTATCCGCAAGCATGTTACCCAAAACAAACTATGTTTTGAAGAGATTGATAACATCCTGGAAGGAACAACATCCTGAACTAGCTCAGGAGTTCTCAAATTCTAACACTAACACACCAAGGGGTTCTTCTTGTTCTCCATTGCTGAAAGACAACTCAATGCTGTCCATTTTACAAAGAACACCCGACTCAATGACTCATAAGAACAAAGAGGATTATATCATACAAAGGAGCAAGAGATTTATACAGGTTGCTGCAACATCTCCAACTAGTGTGCTATCTCAAGCTGCAGTTGAAACAATCATGAATTCCATGAAACCATACATTTCAAGTCTCTGCACATCAGAAAACTTACAAGAATGTGAAGAAGCTGTATTGGAAATTGCTAGATCATGGAAGGATGCAAAGAGTGATCCTCAGATTCATTCTTATTTATCAAAACCAACTGTCATAAACGGTTTAATGGAAATACTTTCAGCTTCTCTGAATGGAGAAGTTCTGAGGACAACAATTTACATCCTTACAGAGCTAATTTTTCTAGACGAAAGTGTCGGAGAGATACTTAACAGTGTAGATTCTGATTTTGATTGTTTGGCTGCTCTGCTCAAGAATGGTTTGGCTGAGGCAGCACTTCTGATTTATCAGCTAAGACCAGTTTTTGCTCAGCTATCAGCCCATGAGCTTATACCGTCTCTAGTCCAAGTGATTCAGAACAAAAATGAGGAGTTGGATGATTTTCAATTAGTTATGGACCCGAAAGATGCCGCCATAGCAATTCTTGAACAAATATTAGCCGGAGGGGATGAATACAGCAGGTCCCTTAATGCTTTGAGTGTTATTTCAGCAAATGGAATTCCGGCATTGGTAAAATATTTAGAGAGGATGGAGGTAAGGACGTCTGTTGTTTCCATACTTTTGTGTTGTATGCAAGCTGAAAGAAGTTGCAAGAACTTGATAGCAAGTCGAGTCGAATTGTCTCCTGTTCTTGAATTATTTCATGGTGGAAATGATAGTGTGAAAGGCGTCTGCGCAGAATTTCTCTCCGAGCTGGTTCAATTGAATAG GAGAACTTTCTGCAACCAAATCTTACAGATAATCAAGGATGAAGGAGCATTTAGTACAATGCATACGTTTCTTGTATATCTTCAGATGGCTCCAATGGAGCATCAGCTTGCTGTTGCCAGTCTTCTTCTCCAGCTTGATCTTCTG GTGGAGCCACGAAAGATGAGCATTTATAGGGAAGAAGCTGTAGAGACACTAATTGAAGCACTTTGGCAAAAAGACTTCTCAAATACTCAAATTAAGGCTTTAGATGCTTTACTATATCTTATTGGACATGTCACTTCCTCAGGAAAGTCATATACTGAAGCCTGGTTGCTCAAGATCGCAGGATTCGATCAGCCTTACAACGCTTTAATGAAGGCCGAACAATTGGGACAACGTGACAATGATTTGGTGGAAACAATG GAGGATGAGAAAAATGCATTGAATTCTTGGCAGAAAAGGGTTGCATTTGTACTTTGCAACCATGAAAATGGTTCAATATTTAAAGCATTGGAAGAATGCTTAAGGAGTACTTCCCTAGAGATGGCAAAATCTTGCCTTGTTCTGGCCACATGGATTACACACATGCTCTCTACACTTCCTGACACCGGTATAAGGGACGTTGCTCGTGAGTCATTGCTTGACGAATTCATAAATGTTCTACTGTCATCAAAGAACATGGAGGAAAAGATTCTTGCTAACCTAGCTTTGAATACTTTCATTAGTGATCCAA TTGCTCATGAAGCACTTGGAGGCTATGCTAAAAGCATTTATAGAACACTGAGGAAGCTAAAGAAACATTCAGCTGCAGCAGTTGATATTATGAGAATCTTACTAAACTTAAAATCTGTTGATGTG ACTGAGTTGTGGAGTTGTAAAGAGGTTGTTGAGTTAGATTTGAGCTCAAACGGAGAAGTTCTTTCTTTGCTTTATCTGAATGGTCAGGTCTTGAGTGGACACTCTGATGGAACTATCAAG GTATGGGATGCAAGGAAGAGAATACCAAGAATCATTCAAGAAACTCGCGAGCACACAAAAGCTGTAACTTCTCTGTGCTCTTCAGGTGATAGACTCTACAGTGGTTCCTTAGACAAAACCATCCGG GTTTGGACTATCAAAGCCAATGAGATTATATGTATAGATGTTCATGATGTGAAGGAGGCAGTGTATGAGTTAACAGCAAATGCTAGATTGGCATGCTATGTGTCTCAAGGAACTGGAGCCAAG GTTTATAATTGGTCAGAGGCTCCAAAGCATATCAATTTCAGCAAGTATGTGAAATGCCTTGCTGTTGCCGGCAACAAATTGTATTGCGGCTGCTCCGGTTACAGCATTCAG GAGGTTGACTTGTCCAAACATACATCATATTCATTCTTCTCTGGTACAAGAAAATTATTGGGAAAACAAACCATACACGCCCTTCAAATTCATGATGGTTTCCTCTATGCCTGTGGATCTTCTGTTGATGCAACTGCAGGAAAG ATATTTTCACTCTCCACCAAAATGGTAGTAGGATCACTATCGACTGGACTCGACATCCATCGTGTAGCCATCAACAATGACTTCATATTTGCAGGTACGAAGTTCGGCACCATTGAGGTTTGGCTGAAAGATAAGTTCACCCGGGTTGCTTCCATCAAAATGGCTGGTGGTAACACAAAAATCACATCATTAGTATCAGATGCGGATGGTATGATGCTTTTTGTTGGTTCCTCTGATGGAAAGATCCAG GTTTGGGCCTTGGATTAA
- the LOC112775374 gene encoding putative E3 ubiquitin-protein ligase LIN-1 isoform X2, whose product MDQKDIVRILTTTIDSFIQDRLIDKELRAQHKEQCAERLAAEDGSSEKDTEVEYSDQAVLANLDWGIEALEEAINTYNTETKLARLDYAEKMLQVCAMLNPKQKTAGVPNFYLSAWAHLNLSYLWKLRNNIQNCVLHAIDMFIVDPFFTRIDFAPELWKTLFLPHMSSIVGWYSEERHKLMMEVIPETSDFSVTADFDQLFNESLVFSLRPNQLDKLQKLEQLYGESLDENTRLYAKYYKDCMNSDSTTSGKKVVPMLPIAEPPMTPLHELSRSVPDYVKFGPILPKSAGFSLMSMPKDGVNEKTRDKPSSHSKVENSSIWGTKESIIEENENENENEEDSDSDLDDASVGSPNKNNVFSPERKAIKDDNIEPKVHLSNQRSKIYSPSISSPLDSPRTPQDNSSLNPHMRSKREPKYLRLLSSRLRDSIISDSLTSSPDLSTDHIMNSDHEMMVNIKKKDYNRIPCMSYENEDSLVLNDSSFCESDEGYHGCISLPKLEKQTTGSKPPKDFVCPITGQIFCDPVTLETGQTYERKAIQEWLKTGNTTCPITRQPLSASMLPKTNYVLKRLITSWKEQHPELAQEFSNSNTNTPRGSSCSPLLKDNSMLSILQRTPDSMTHKNKEDYIIQRSKRFIQVAATSPTSVLSQAAVETIMNSMKPYISSLCTSENLQECEEAVLEIARSWKDAKSDPQIHSYLSKPTVINGLMEILSASLNGEVLRTTIYILTELIFLDESVGEILNSVDSDFDCLAALLKNGLAEAALLIYQLRPVFAQLSAHELIPSLVQVIQNKNEELDDFQLVMDPKDAAIAILEQILAGGDEYSRSLNALSVISANGIPALVKYLERMEVRTSVVSILLCCMQAERSCKNLIASRVELSPVLELFHGGNDSVKGVCAEFLSELVQLNRRTFCNQILQIIKDEGAFSTMHTFLVYLQMAPMEHQLAVASLLLQLDLLVEPRKMSIYREEAVETLIEALWQKDFSNTQIKALDALLYLIGHVTSSGKSYTEAWLLKIAGFDQPYNALMKAEQLGQRDNDLVETMEDEKNALNSWQKRVAFVLCNHENGSIFKALEECLRSTSLEMAKSCLVLATWITHMLSTLPDTGIRDVARESLLDEFINVLLSSKNMEEKILANLALNTFISDPIAHEALGGYAKSIYRTLRKLKKHSAAAVDIMRILLNLKSVDVTELWSCKEVVELDLSSNGEVLSLLYLNGQVLSGHSDGTIKVWDARKRIPRIIQETREHTKAVTSLCSSGDRLYSGSLDKTIRVWTIKANEIICIDVHDVKEAVYELTANARLACYVSQGTGAKVYNWSEAPKHINFSKYVKCLAVAGNKLYCGCSGYSIQEVDLSKHTSYSFFSGTRKLLGKQTIHALQIHDGFLYACGSSVDATAGKIFSLSTKMVVGSLSTGLDIHRVAINNDFIFAGTKFGTIEVWLKDKFTRVASIKMAGGNTKITSLVSDADGMMLFVGSSDGKIQVWALD is encoded by the exons ATGGACCAAAAGGATATTGTTAGAATCTTGACAACAACCATCGATAGTTTCATTCAGGATCGATTAATCGACAAAGAACTAAGAGCTCAGCACAAAGAACAGTGTGCAGAGAGGTTAGCAGCTGAAGATGGAAGTTCTGAAAAAGACACTGAGGTAGAGTACTCTGATCAAGCAGTGTTAGCAAATCTTGATTGGGGTATCGAGGCGCTTGAAGAAGCTATCAATACCTATAACACGGAAACTAAGCTTGCGAGACTCGATTATGCTGAGAAGATGCTGCAAGTTTGTGCAATGCTGAATCCTAAGCAAAAGACTGCTGGAGTGCCAAACTTCTACCTTTCAGCTTGGGCACATTTGAACCTATCATACCTATGGAAGTTGAGGAACAACATTCAGAATTGTGTTCTTCATGCCATTGACATGTTCATCGTTGATCCTTTTTTCACTCGGATTGACTTTGCTCCAGAACTCTGGAAAACTCTGTTCCTTCCACACATGAGCTCTATTGTAGGGTGGTATTCAGAGGAGAGGCACAAACTTATGATGGAAGTAATACCTGAAACTTCTGATTTTTCAGTCACAGCTGATTTTGATCAACTTTTCAATGAATCCTTGGTATTCTCTCTGAGGCCAAATCAGTTAGATAAGTTGCAAAAACTGGAGCAGCTTTATGGAGAGTCTTTGGACGAGAACACGCGGCTATATGCAAAGTACTATAAGGACTGCATGAACTCTGATTCCACTACCTCAGGCAAGAAGGTTGTTCCCATGTTGCCAATTGCTGAGCCGCCAATGACTCCTTTGCATGAGTTGAGCAGGTCGGTTCCAGATTATGTGAAATTCGGTCCGATTTTGCCTAAGAGTGCTGGCTTTTCTTTGATGTCAATGCCAAAAGATGGTGTAAATGAAAAAACCAG AGATAAACCATCGAGCCATTCCAAGGTGGAAAACTCATCTATATGGGGTACTAAG GAGAGCATCATTGAagagaatgaaaatgaaaatgaaaatgaagaagattcAGATTCTGATCTTGATGATGCATCTGTGGGTTCTCCTAACAAAAATAATGTTTTCTCGCCTGAAAGGAAGGCGATCAAGGACGACAATATTGAGCCAAAAGTGCATCTATCAAACCAAAGGAGTAAAATATACTCTCCTAGTATCTCCTCTCCCTTGGACTCTCCAAGAACTCCTCAAGACAATTCGTCATTAAATCCTCATATGCGCAGCAAAAGAGAGCCGAAGTACTTGCGCTTATTGTCTAGTCGTTTAAGGGATTCGATCATTTCTGACTCTTTAACATCATCACCAGACCTGAGCACTGATCACATTATGAACTCTGATCATGAAATGATG GTGAACATTAAGAAGAAAGACTATAATCGAATTCCATGTATGAGTTATGAAAATGAGGATAGCCTGGTGCTAAATGACAG TTCTTTTTGTGAAAGTGATGAGGGATATCATGGCTGCATTTCATTGCCCAAATTAGAGAAGCAGACTACCGGATCAAAGCCGCCAAAAGATTTTGTATGTCCAATCACAGGTCAGATATTTTGTGATCCTGTTACCCTTGAAACAGGCCAGACCTATGAAAGAAAAGCTATTCAAGAATGGCTTAAAACAGGAAACACAACATGCCCCATCACGCGACAGCCTCTATCCGCAAGCATGTTACCCAAAACAAACTATGTTTTGAAGAGATTGATAACATCCTGGAAGGAACAACATCCTGAACTAGCTCAGGAGTTCTCAAATTCTAACACTAACACACCAAGGGGTTCTTCTTGTTCTCCATTGCTGAAAGACAACTCAATGCTGTCCATTTTACAAAGAACACCCGACTCAATGACTCATAAGAACAAAGAGGATTATATCATACAAAGGAGCAAGAGATTTATACAGGTTGCTGCAACATCTCCAACTAGTGTGCTATCTCAAGCTGCAGTTGAAACAATCATGAATTCCATGAAACCATACATTTCAAGTCTCTGCACATCAGAAAACTTACAAGAATGTGAAGAAGCTGTATTGGAAATTGCTAGATCATGGAAGGATGCAAAGAGTGATCCTCAGATTCATTCTTATTTATCAAAACCAACTGTCATAAACGGTTTAATGGAAATACTTTCAGCTTCTCTGAATGGAGAAGTTCTGAGGACAACAATTTACATCCTTACAGAGCTAATTTTTCTAGACGAAAGTGTCGGAGAGATACTTAACAGTGTAGATTCTGATTTTGATTGTTTGGCTGCTCTGCTCAAGAATGGTTTGGCTGAGGCAGCACTTCTGATTTATCAGCTAAGACCAGTTTTTGCTCAGCTATCAGCCCATGAGCTTATACCGTCTCTAGTCCAAGTGATTCAGAACAAAAATGAGGAGTTGGATGATTTTCAATTAGTTATGGACCCGAAAGATGCCGCCATAGCAATTCTTGAACAAATATTAGCCGGAGGGGATGAATACAGCAGGTCCCTTAATGCTTTGAGTGTTATTTCAGCAAATGGAATTCCGGCATTGGTAAAATATTTAGAGAGGATGGAGGTAAGGACGTCTGTTGTTTCCATACTTTTGTGTTGTATGCAAGCTGAAAGAAGTTGCAAGAACTTGATAGCAAGTCGAGTCGAATTGTCTCCTGTTCTTGAATTATTTCATGGTGGAAATGATAGTGTGAAAGGCGTCTGCGCAGAATTTCTCTCCGAGCTGGTTCAATTGAATAG GAGAACTTTCTGCAACCAAATCTTACAGATAATCAAGGATGAAGGAGCATTTAGTACAATGCATACGTTTCTTGTATATCTTCAGATGGCTCCAATGGAGCATCAGCTTGCTGTTGCCAGTCTTCTTCTCCAGCTTGATCTTCTG GTGGAGCCACGAAAGATGAGCATTTATAGGGAAGAAGCTGTAGAGACACTAATTGAAGCACTTTGGCAAAAAGACTTCTCAAATACTCAAATTAAGGCTTTAGATGCTTTACTATATCTTATTGGACATGTCACTTCCTCAGGAAAGTCATATACTGAAGCCTGGTTGCTCAAGATCGCAGGATTCGATCAGCCTTACAACGCTTTAATGAAGGCCGAACAATTGGGACAACGTGACAATGATTTGGTGGAAACAATG GAGGATGAGAAAAATGCATTGAATTCTTGGCAGAAAAGGGTTGCATTTGTACTTTGCAACCATGAAAATGGTTCAATATTTAAAGCATTGGAAGAATGCTTAAGGAGTACTTCCCTAGAGATGGCAAAATCTTGCCTTGTTCTGGCCACATGGATTACACACATGCTCTCTACACTTCCTGACACCGGTATAAGGGACGTTGCTCGTGAGTCATTGCTTGACGAATTCATAAATGTTCTACTGTCATCAAAGAACATGGAGGAAAAGATTCTTGCTAACCTAGCTTTGAATACTTTCATTAGTGATCCAA TTGCTCATGAAGCACTTGGAGGCTATGCTAAAAGCATTTATAGAACACTGAGGAAGCTAAAGAAACATTCAGCTGCAGCAGTTGATATTATGAGAATCTTACTAAACTTAAAATCTGTTGATGTG ACTGAGTTGTGGAGTTGTAAAGAGGTTGTTGAGTTAGATTTGAGCTCAAACGGAGAAGTTCTTTCTTTGCTTTATCTGAATGGTCAGGTCTTGAGTGGACACTCTGATGGAACTATCAAG GTATGGGATGCAAGGAAGAGAATACCAAGAATCATTCAAGAAACTCGCGAGCACACAAAAGCTGTAACTTCTCTGTGCTCTTCAGGTGATAGACTCTACAGTGGTTCCTTAGACAAAACCATCCGG GTTTGGACTATCAAAGCCAATGAGATTATATGTATAGATGTTCATGATGTGAAGGAGGCAGTGTATGAGTTAACAGCAAATGCTAGATTGGCATGCTATGTGTCTCAAGGAACTGGAGCCAAG GTTTATAATTGGTCAGAGGCTCCAAAGCATATCAATTTCAGCAAGTATGTGAAATGCCTTGCTGTTGCCGGCAACAAATTGTATTGCGGCTGCTCCGGTTACAGCATTCAG GAGGTTGACTTGTCCAAACATACATCATATTCATTCTTCTCTGGTACAAGAAAATTATTGGGAAAACAAACCATACACGCCCTTCAAATTCATGATGGTTTCCTCTATGCCTGTGGATCTTCTGTTGATGCAACTGCAGGAAAG ATATTTTCACTCTCCACCAAAATGGTAGTAGGATCACTATCGACTGGACTCGACATCCATCGTGTAGCCATCAACAATGACTTCATATTTGCAGGTACGAAGTTCGGCACCATTGAGGTTTGGCTGAAAGATAAGTTCACCCGGGTTGCTTCCATCAAAATGGCTGGTGGTAACACAAAAATCACATCATTAGTATCAGATGCGGATGGTATGATGCTTTTTGTTGGTTCCTCTGATGGAAAGATCCAG GTTTGGGCCTTGGATTAA
- the LOC112775375 gene encoding mitochondrial uncoupling protein 3, whose product MKSGHQHGGGDNAHTKILLTSLSAMVAETTTFPIDLIKTRLQLHGESLSSSRPTGAVRIAAEIIREQGPLGLYKGWSPAIIRHLFYTPIRIVGYEHMRSVVSADNASLSIFSKALVGGISGCMAQVVASPADLVKVRMQADGRMARHGIQPRYSGPFDAFGKIVQAEGLKGLWKGVLPNVQRAFLVNMGELACYDHAKQLVIRSRIADDNVYAHTLASIMSGLAATSLSCPADVVKTRMMNQAAKEGKVLYVSSLDCLVKTVKVEGIQALWKGFFPTWARLGPWQFVFWVSYEKFRKIAGLSSF is encoded by the exons ATGAAATCAGGCCATCAACATGGTGGAGGTGATAATGCTCACACAAAGATCTTACTTACTTCACTGTCAGCCATGGTGGCTGAGACTACAACTTTCCCAATTGACCTGATCAAGACCAGGCTTCAACTCCATGGTGAGTCGCTTTCCTCAAGCCGACCCACTGGTGCAGTTCGAATAGCAGCAGAAATTATCCGTGAACAAGGTCCTCTTGGCCTTTACAAAGGCTGGTCTCCAGCAATCATAAGACACCTATTCTACACACCTATTCGAATTGTCGGGTATGAACATATGAGGAGTGTGGTTTCAGCTGATAATGCTTCACTCTCTATCTTTAGCAAGGCTCTTGTTGGTGGAATCAGTGGTTGCATGGCTCAG GTTGTAGCAAGTCCAGCCGATCTTGTCAAGGTGCGGATGCAAGCTGATGGCCGTATGGCAAGGCACGGTATTCAACCTCGATATTCGGGACCATTCGATGCTTTTGGGAAGATTGTTCAAGCCGAAGGATTGAAAGGGCTGTGGAAGGGTGTTTTGCCTAATGTCCAAAGAGCGTTCTTGGTGAACATGGGAGAATTAGCATGCTATGATCATGCCAAACAATTGGTTATCAGAAGCAGGATAGCTGATGATAATGTTTATGCCCACACATTAGCTTCCATCATGTCAGGTCTTGCGGCAACTTCTTTAAGTTGTCCAGCTGATGTCGTGAAGACTAGGATGATGAATCAAGCGGCCAAGGAAGGGAAAGTCTTGTATGTTAGCTCTCTTGATTGCTTGGTAAAGACAGTTAAAGTTGAAGGAATTCAAGCACTGTGGAAAGGATTCTTCCCGACATGGGCTCGGCTAGGTCCATGGCAATTTGTATTCTGGGTATCCTACGAGAAGTTCAGAAAAATTGCAGGGCTCTCTTCTTTCTGA